In one Geoglobus acetivorans genomic region, the following are encoded:
- a CDS encoding iron chelate uptake ABC transporter family permease subunit, producing the protein MMPRPHTKFAILIIAGAISFLVGISTGSSKIGLNEILGLISGVEKEYVSNILDFRLRRTLLSILVGVALSSSGCAMQSLFRNPLADPYIIGVSSGASVGAAIAILTGHGSSINIMAAAFVSAIITVFVVYYLGKDSTYSLLLAGVAMATFLSGVTSLLIYISGQSLHQVLFWIMGGFWNANWFKVKIAFVGSIIGVAVILYNSWRLNALLLGEEHALSVGINIERLKREIIAATAFLTAIAVSVSGVIGFVGLIIPHTMRLLFGEDNRIIVPTSILFAFTFMPAVDTIARIVVPGELPVGVITSLLGAPFFIYLLRRKRYEAKGQ; encoded by the coding sequence ATGATGCCGAGACCGCACACTAAATTTGCTATCCTGATCATCGCCGGAGCAATCTCATTTTTAGTCGGCATCAGCACAGGCTCATCAAAAATCGGTCTGAACGAGATACTGGGCTTAATTTCAGGTGTTGAAAAAGAATACGTATCAAACATACTCGATTTCAGGCTGAGGCGCACACTCCTGTCAATACTCGTTGGGGTGGCGTTATCGTCGTCAGGATGTGCCATGCAATCCCTTTTCAGAAATCCCTTGGCGGACCCGTACATCATAGGGGTTTCAAGCGGAGCAAGTGTTGGGGCTGCCATTGCAATCCTGACAGGTCACGGTTCTTCCATCAACATAATGGCTGCAGCATTCGTATCTGCCATAATTACAGTATTTGTGGTATATTACCTGGGAAAAGATTCCACATATTCTCTCCTGCTCGCAGGTGTGGCGATGGCCACATTCCTTTCGGGAGTCACATCACTTCTCATATACATCTCGGGACAGAGCCTGCACCAGGTTCTCTTCTGGATAATGGGTGGATTCTGGAACGCAAACTGGTTCAAGGTGAAAATCGCATTTGTAGGATCCATAATAGGCGTTGCAGTAATCCTGTACAACTCGTGGAGACTGAACGCCCTTTTGCTTGGAGAGGAACATGCACTTAGCGTGGGAATAAACATCGAAAGGCTCAAAAGAGAAATTATCGCTGCCACCGCATTTCTGACGGCAATTGCAGTATCGGTAAGTGGAGTTATAGGCTTCGTAGGCCTGATAATCCCGCACACAATGAGGTTGCTCTTCGGGGAAGACAACAGAATAATTGTTCCGACATCTATTCTCTTTGCATTCACATTCATGCCAGCCGTGGACACGATTGCGAGAATAGTCGTTCCGGGTGAGCTTCCGGTGGGAGTTATCACATCACTTCTCGGCGCTCCATTTTTCATTTATCTCCTGAGGAGGAAGAGGTATGAAGCTAAAGGTCAATAA
- a CDS encoding cytochrome c3 family protein, with protein MKKVALLSAAILILTIMFASLTQASEVNNPLYKQYEGFFAPWHKAKICMPCHINTLSGEELEKFLRCTPCHNREVDLKDQNQLLKLHGATVCIKCHVGSNYDINNIGLKVHVPHMKVSCDNCHGTDGAISKPDRNKCTDCHGSNPHSVHSRVLDDICFDCHSEYMKDYLPKINKKELESVGLQVTPTPERPQEAQVSFKSLSDFILWIVDLLF; from the coding sequence GTGAAAAAAGTTGCGTTGCTCTCGGCAGCGATCCTTATACTGACAATAATGTTCGCATCTCTCACGCAGGCATCAGAAGTAAACAACCCTCTGTACAAACAATACGAAGGTTTTTTTGCTCCCTGGCATAAAGCAAAGATTTGCATGCCCTGCCACATAAACACTCTGTCGGGAGAAGAGCTCGAGAAGTTTCTGAGGTGCACACCATGCCATAACAGAGAAGTGGACCTAAAAGACCAGAACCAGCTCCTCAAACTGCATGGGGCGACAGTCTGCATAAAATGTCACGTTGGAAGCAATTATGACATTAACAACATTGGATTGAAAGTCCACGTACCCCACATGAAGGTCTCATGCGATAATTGCCACGGAACCGATGGAGCCATATCCAAACCAGACAGAAACAAATGCACTGATTGCCATGGTTCAAATCCCCACAGTGTTCACAGCAGAGTTCTTGATGATATCTGCTTTGACTGTCACTCGGAATACATGAAGGACTACCTGCCAAAAATAAACAAAAAAGAACTGGAAAGCGTAGGGCTGCAGGTGACTCCAACCCCAGAAAGACCCCAGGAAGCCCAAGTATCCTTCAAGAGCCTTTCGGACTTTATCTTGTGGATAGTCGATCTCCTGTTCTGA
- a CDS encoding ABC transporter ATP-binding protein — protein MKLKVNNVTVRLNSTEILKDVSLEINRGEFVSLLGPNGSGKSTILRTIYGILKPTGGAVYLNGKKMNGAGFEEVAKLIGYLPQEQSEANLKVLDVVLLGRTPYIRISPGKDDYALAMKALELVGMENFAQRRFSELSGGEKQKVMLARIFCQNTEFMLLDEPTAHLDVRSQLEILEIVKKMVKTGKSTLISLHDINLAAMFSDRILMIRNGKIIHVGTPEEVIRPDRIEEVFGIRAEVIRHNQRILVIPEVVR, from the coding sequence ATGAAGCTAAAGGTCAATAATGTTACTGTCAGGCTCAACAGTACCGAAATACTCAAAGATGTGAGTTTAGAGATAAACAGAGGGGAATTCGTAAGTCTGCTTGGGCCGAATGGCAGTGGTAAATCAACAATACTCAGGACAATATATGGCATTCTTAAGCCGACCGGAGGCGCAGTATATCTGAATGGAAAAAAGATGAACGGTGCCGGTTTTGAGGAGGTTGCAAAGCTCATAGGATACCTGCCACAGGAACAGTCTGAAGCCAATCTGAAAGTTCTCGATGTTGTTCTGCTTGGGAGAACTCCATACATAAGGATAAGCCCGGGCAAAGACGATTACGCACTCGCAATGAAAGCCCTTGAACTCGTTGGAATGGAGAATTTTGCACAGAGAAGATTCTCAGAGCTTAGTGGGGGAGAGAAGCAGAAGGTCATGCTTGCGAGAATTTTCTGCCAGAACACAGAGTTCATGCTTCTCGATGAACCCACCGCCCACCTCGACGTAAGGAGTCAGCTCGAAATTCTGGAAATTGTGAAAAAAATGGTGAAAACCGGTAAAAGCACCCTCATCTCCCTGCACGACATAAATCTCGCAGCAATGTTCAGCGACAGAATCCTCATGATCAGGAATGGTAAAATCATCCACGTAGGGACTCCTGAGGAGGTTATCCGGCCCGACAGGATAGAGGAGGTCTTCGGGATTCGGGCAGAGGTTATCAGGCACAACCAGAGAATCCTCGTAATTCCGGAGGTTGTCAGATGA
- a CDS encoding hydroxymethylglutaryl-CoA reductase, degradative, which yields MPSSRIPGFYKMSVHERIEKISEFAGLTEEEKKMLFEKGLPLEIADRMIENVIGTFELPFGIATNFLIDGKDYLIPMAIEEASVVAAASNAAKMAREGGGFTTDYSGNIMIGQIQVVDLKDPYSAKFEVLRNREEIIKLANEQDPILVNLGGGCKDIEVRIIESIKGKMLVVHLIVDVKDAMGANAVNTMAEAVAPLIEDITGGRVYLRIISNLAVYRLARAKAVFKKDAIGGEDVVEGIMNAYAFAEADPFRCATHNKGIMNGISAVVIATGNDFRAVEAGAHSYAALRGYKPLTTYEVNKDGDLVGTIELPIAVGTIGGATKVNPLAQLSLKILGINTAEELSRVMAAVGLAQNFAALRALATEGIQRGHMELHARNIAIMAGASKEEVDQVVEEMLKAGKIRMDIAKEIIERLRSKN from the coding sequence ATGCCATCGTCAAGGATTCCGGGATTCTACAAGATGAGTGTTCATGAAAGAATCGAAAAGATTTCCGAATTTGCAGGATTGACTGAAGAGGAGAAGAAGATGCTCTTCGAGAAGGGTCTTCCCCTGGAAATAGCAGACAGAATGATTGAGAACGTCATAGGCACTTTCGAGCTTCCTTTCGGGATAGCGACGAACTTCCTGATTGACGGCAAGGACTACCTCATCCCCATGGCCATCGAGGAGGCGAGCGTTGTTGCCGCTGCAAGCAACGCAGCAAAAATGGCAAGAGAGGGAGGAGGTTTCACAACAGATTATTCAGGAAACATCATGATCGGGCAGATTCAGGTAGTGGATCTCAAAGATCCGTATTCTGCAAAATTTGAGGTTTTGAGAAACAGAGAGGAGATAATAAAGCTCGCAAATGAGCAGGATCCCATTCTGGTTAACCTGGGTGGAGGGTGCAAGGACATAGAGGTGAGAATAATCGAAAGCATAAAGGGGAAGATGCTGGTTGTCCATCTGATCGTGGATGTGAAGGACGCAATGGGTGCAAATGCAGTAAATACGATGGCAGAAGCCGTTGCCCCCCTTATTGAGGATATAACCGGTGGAAGGGTGTATCTGAGAATAATATCAAACCTTGCAGTTTACAGACTTGCGAGAGCGAAAGCTGTTTTCAAAAAGGACGCAATAGGAGGGGAGGATGTCGTTGAAGGCATAATGAACGCCTACGCTTTTGCCGAGGCGGATCCATTCAGATGTGCCACCCACAACAAGGGGATAATGAACGGAATCTCCGCAGTGGTTATAGCAACCGGAAACGATTTCAGGGCGGTTGAGGCGGGGGCGCACAGCTACGCCGCTCTTAGAGGCTACAAGCCTCTGACAACCTACGAAGTGAATAAGGACGGAGATCTCGTAGGAACAATTGAGCTGCCCATAGCGGTCGGAACAATTGGCGGTGCGACAAAGGTAAACCCCTTAGCCCAGCTGAGCCTCAAGATTCTCGGAATAAATACTGCAGAAGAACTTTCGAGGGTCATGGCTGCTGTTGGACTCGCACAGAACTTTGCAGCCTTAAGAGCTTTGGCCACAGAAGGAATACAGAGAGGACACATGGAACTCCATGCGAGGAACATCGCAATAATGGCTGGGGCCAGCAAGGAAGAAGTGGATCAGGTTGTAGAAGAGATGCTGAAAGCCGGTAAGATAAGGATGGATATCGCCAAGGAGATAATAGAACGGCTGAGAAGCAAAAACTGA
- the pheS gene encoding phenylalanine--tRNA ligase subunit alpha, with amino-acid sequence MLTPFEIKLLKSLEKSREYSIDDAAEIAGMKKDAVIKAIYLLAEKGFVKIEEKIWKEYELTEEGIKYLTEGLPEEKLVSELGEGKRSIKELEEKFGKRLVGIALGNLKKKGAVKIEGGVVELISEPEFYEKTALEKIYSDRTAKLDEKILKELKKRKLLREEQFKEVFFKIIRKPDVELKEKISDITPEILISGTWKGKEFLEYDIKIPSKEVFAAKIHPYERIIRECRKIFLEMGFTEIKGHYIQPAFWNFDALFQPQDHPAREMQDTFYLERYVELEGDAVERVKLTHEDGWVTGSKGWGGKWSLEKAKQLVLRTHTTAITIHYLALNPEPPVKAFCIDRVYRRETIDATHLPEFDQLEGVVLDRDVGFADLLGLLREFFHKMGFEDVRFRPGYFPYTEPSVEPEVYVEGLGWVELGGAGIFRKEVTEPLGIKGKVLAWGLGIGRLAMLRLGMKDLRRLYIPDIGWLRSLPAIKR; translated from the coding sequence ATGCTCACCCCATTTGAAATCAAACTCCTCAAATCACTCGAAAAGAGCAGAGAATACAGTATCGACGATGCCGCCGAGATTGCTGGAATGAAGAAAGACGCTGTAATAAAAGCAATTTATCTGCTTGCAGAAAAGGGATTCGTCAAAATTGAGGAAAAAATCTGGAAAGAATATGAACTGACCGAAGAGGGAATAAAATACCTGACCGAAGGACTTCCAGAAGAGAAACTCGTTTCAGAACTGGGGGAAGGTAAGAGGTCAATAAAGGAGCTTGAAGAAAAGTTTGGAAAAAGGCTGGTGGGCATTGCTCTCGGGAACCTCAAGAAAAAGGGCGCGGTAAAAATAGAAGGCGGAGTCGTTGAGCTCATTTCAGAGCCAGAGTTTTACGAAAAAACTGCACTTGAAAAAATTTACAGCGACAGAACTGCCAAGCTGGACGAAAAAATTCTGAAAGAACTGAAGAAGAGAAAGCTTTTGAGAGAGGAGCAGTTCAAGGAAGTATTCTTCAAAATAATCAGAAAACCCGATGTCGAGCTGAAGGAGAAAATTTCGGACATCACACCTGAGATCCTCATTTCAGGAACATGGAAGGGGAAAGAATTCTTAGAATATGACATAAAAATTCCCTCGAAAGAAGTATTCGCTGCCAAAATTCACCCATACGAGAGAATAATCAGAGAATGCAGAAAGATCTTTCTGGAGATGGGCTTCACAGAGATAAAGGGCCACTACATCCAGCCAGCATTCTGGAACTTCGATGCGCTCTTCCAGCCACAGGATCACCCCGCAAGAGAGATGCAGGACACGTTTTATCTGGAGAGATATGTCGAGCTTGAAGGGGATGCTGTTGAAAGAGTTAAGCTGACACATGAAGATGGGTGGGTGACCGGTTCCAAGGGATGGGGTGGAAAGTGGAGTCTTGAAAAGGCAAAACAACTCGTGCTGAGAACCCACACAACTGCAATAACAATCCACTACCTCGCTCTGAATCCCGAGCCCCCCGTTAAGGCGTTCTGCATAGATAGGGTTTACAGAAGAGAGACCATAGATGCCACCCATTTACCAGAATTTGACCAGCTTGAGGGTGTGGTCCTCGACAGGGACGTTGGATTTGCTGACCTGCTTGGCCTGCTGAGGGAGTTTTTCCACAAGATGGGTTTTGAGGATGTAAGATTCAGACCCGGATATTTCCCGTACACAGAGCCGAGTGTGGAGCCAGAGGTCTATGTTGAGGGTCTGGGGTGGGTCGAGCTTGGAGGGGCAGGAATATTCAGAAAAGAAGTTACCGAACCTCTCGGAATAAAGGGGAAAGTTCTCGCCTGGGGTCTCGGAATTGGCAGACTTGCGATGCTCAGGCTTGGAATGAAAGATCTGAGAAGGCTTTACATACCGGATATTGGCTGGCTGAGGTCACTTCCAGCAATAAAAAGGTAA
- a CDS encoding ABC transporter substrate-binding protein yields the protein MEWKKIFIFLTLAALILISGCADIKSPEIQNKSGENLKTEKFPITVTDDFGFNVTVDKKPERIISLAPSNTEILFALGLGDRIVGVTEYCNYPEEAKERPKVGGYSTIDIEKVLSLKPDLVVASFGNGEETIQTLKEYNLTVIALNPKDLKGIIRDIEMLGKVTGEEENATRLIKMMENKIETVKAKAEKMEARPKVAHILWHDPIYVSGNGTFVNELITIAGGQNAFGDVEGWKVVSIEDLYSKDPDIIIVNSGDGMNANGENIIYEWVTSELKDLRAVKEGKVFVINSDMISRPSYRLVYALEEISNIIAENSG from the coding sequence ATGGAGTGGAAAAAAATTTTCATATTCCTGACACTGGCTGCACTGATCCTCATATCAGGCTGCGCAGATATCAAAAGTCCCGAAATACAGAACAAATCCGGTGAAAATCTAAAAACCGAAAAATTTCCCATTACCGTAACAGACGACTTTGGATTCAACGTAACAGTGGATAAAAAACCGGAGAGAATCATTTCCTTAGCACCATCGAACACAGAAATCCTGTTTGCTCTCGGTCTTGGAGACAGAATAGTTGGAGTTACTGAATACTGTAACTATCCCGAGGAGGCGAAAGAAAGACCGAAGGTTGGTGGATACTCCACAATTGACATCGAGAAGGTGCTCAGCCTGAAACCGGACCTGGTCGTTGCATCGTTTGGAAATGGCGAAGAGACCATACAAACCCTCAAGGAATACAATCTGACAGTAATAGCGCTAAATCCAAAAGATCTCAAAGGAATAATAAGAGATATTGAAATGCTCGGCAAAGTTACCGGAGAGGAGGAAAACGCAACCAGACTCATAAAAATGATGGAAAACAAAATTGAAACCGTGAAAGCCAAGGCTGAAAAAATGGAAGCAAGACCGAAGGTTGCCCACATCCTGTGGCATGATCCGATTTACGTCAGCGGTAACGGCACATTTGTAAATGAACTGATAACAATTGCCGGAGGACAGAACGCTTTTGGAGACGTTGAGGGCTGGAAGGTCGTAAGCATCGAAGACCTCTACTCAAAAGACCCAGACATAATCATCGTGAACAGCGGCGATGGAATGAATGCAAACGGTGAAAATATCATATACGAGTGGGTTACAAGCGAGCTTAAAGACCTCAGAGCAGTAAAAGAAGGAAAAGTGTTCGTAATAAACTCCGACATGATCTCAAGACCATCCTACAGACTCGTCTATGCTCTCGAGGAGATTTCAAACATAATAGCTGAAAATAGTGGTTAA
- a CDS encoding UbiD family decarboxylase, producing the protein MNFRDAIRAAGHRVFEEEIGHEEVVKFIGENGLEKTPAIINVEGKKVATNFLATRELLCGYMDICVSDLAKYLANLKIGGRIVERDVDYVELDSLEDLPVPKYFENDAGRYITAGIIVTGNGNDYGSYNASFHRMLILGKKKMAVRLVPPRHTYLRWKSAIDRDEELEIAISISPHPLFMFASATRVDEGMEYHYASSLMKTLEVSNVDGIHVPESEIVIRGRITGEMVDEGPFIDITGTYDRIRRAPVIEVDTIYAKEDFMFYSITPAGYEHQMLMGVPYEPEIYRAVARVCRVKNVIMTAGGRHYLHAIVQIEKITDGDGKNAILAAFSAHPSLKHVVVVDDDIDIYSMEDVEYAIATRFQADRDLVVITNARGSSLDPSAKDNITAKLGIDATFKGDKKKYEKIY; encoded by the coding sequence ATGAATTTCAGGGATGCGATCCGGGCTGCTGGTCACAGGGTCTTTGAAGAGGAAATCGGCCATGAGGAGGTTGTGAAATTCATTGGAGAGAATGGACTTGAGAAAACTCCTGCCATTATCAATGTGGAGGGAAAAAAGGTAGCCACAAACTTTCTCGCAACCAGGGAGCTTTTGTGTGGCTATATGGACATCTGCGTTTCAGACCTTGCAAAATATCTTGCGAATCTGAAAATAGGGGGAAGGATTGTTGAACGGGATGTTGACTATGTGGAGCTGGACAGTCTGGAAGATCTGCCGGTTCCGAAGTATTTTGAGAACGACGCCGGCAGGTACATAACTGCAGGCATCATCGTTACAGGAAATGGTAACGATTATGGAAGTTACAATGCAAGCTTCCACAGAATGCTCATTCTGGGTAAAAAGAAAATGGCTGTTAGACTCGTGCCTCCAAGACACACGTATCTGAGGTGGAAATCCGCCATTGATCGGGACGAAGAGCTTGAAATTGCCATATCTATATCACCACACCCGCTATTCATGTTTGCATCAGCGACAAGGGTTGATGAGGGCATGGAATACCACTACGCCTCGTCGCTGATGAAAACACTTGAGGTGAGCAACGTTGATGGCATACATGTTCCTGAGTCCGAAATAGTTATCAGGGGGAGGATAACTGGGGAGATGGTTGATGAGGGTCCGTTTATAGACATAACGGGTACATACGACCGGATAAGGAGAGCACCGGTAATTGAAGTGGACACCATCTACGCAAAGGAGGATTTCATGTTCTATTCGATAACTCCGGCGGGTTACGAGCACCAGATGCTCATGGGCGTACCCTATGAACCCGAAATTTATCGAGCTGTTGCGAGGGTTTGTAGGGTGAAGAATGTAATCATGACTGCTGGGGGCAGGCATTACCTCCATGCCATAGTTCAGATTGAGAAGATAACTGACGGGGATGGAAAGAATGCGATACTCGCTGCCTTTTCCGCCCACCCGAGCCTGAAGCATGTGGTTGTGGTGGATGATGACATTGATATTTACAGCATGGAAGATGTTGAGTACGCCATTGCGACGAGATTCCAGGCGGACAGAGACCTGGTGGTGATAACAAATGCGAGGGGAAGCAGCCTTGACCCCTCTGCTAAAGACAATATCACCGCAAAACTTGGAATTGATGCGACTTTCAAGGGAGATAAGAAAAAATACGAAAAAATTTACTGA
- a CDS encoding adenosylcobinamide amidohydrolase, giving the protein MRYRVEDNTLIVEGKFDALSSGLKGGWKKVSSIFNHTVSDDFLDSDPVHYLETVAKRLGLKNYFGLLTSVPMEKLAIVKKDEVTAFVTAGVKNPNEVIGTINIILIIDAEPSDGAMVNTIITATEAKSHALLEMGYGFTGTNTDAAVVARTGGRYYEYAGPASDLGSKIWYCVKRGVLKSLSKW; this is encoded by the coding sequence ATGAGGTATCGAGTTGAGGACAACACCCTCATTGTAGAGGGCAAATTTGATGCATTAAGCTCAGGTCTGAAGGGTGGCTGGAAAAAGGTTAGCAGCATATTCAACCATACGGTTTCGGATGATTTCCTCGATTCTGATCCAGTCCATTATCTCGAAACCGTTGCAAAAAGACTTGGACTGAAAAATTACTTCGGGTTACTCACCTCAGTCCCTATGGAAAAGCTGGCAATCGTGAAAAAGGACGAAGTCACAGCATTCGTAACTGCGGGGGTCAAAAACCCCAACGAAGTCATCGGGACGATAAACATCATCCTGATAATTGATGCAGAACCATCAGATGGTGCGATGGTGAACACCATAATAACCGCAACTGAGGCAAAGAGTCATGCCCTTCTGGAGATGGGTTATGGCTTTACAGGGACAAACACAGATGCTGCTGTGGTCGCAAGGACTGGTGGCAGATACTATGAATATGCCGGCCCCGCAAGCGATTTAGGGAGCAAAATCTGGTACTGCGTGAAAAGAGGAGTCTTAAAGAGTTTGAGCAAATGGTGA